The proteins below are encoded in one region of Bacteroidota bacterium:
- a CDS encoding lipocalin family protein, producing the protein MRNLFLPVIMVAGLAAFVGCTATTPALPVVASLDLKRYLGTWYEIAKLPNRFESGLTCVTANYELKENGDIKVTNAGYKVDEPNVRKSATGTAWVVDPAEPAKLKVRFFWPFAGAYWVIALDPDYKYAMVGEPARDYLWILAREKTLPKETISTLLSKAQSLGFDSSKVEMMPQDCK; encoded by the coding sequence ATGAGAAACCTATTCTTGCCCGTTATAATGGTCGCAGGTCTTGCGGCATTCGTTGGGTGTACCGCGACCACACCTGCATTGCCCGTGGTTGCGTCGCTCGATCTCAAACGCTACCTCGGCACTTGGTATGAGATTGCGAAACTACCGAACCGCTTTGAATCCGGTTTGACGTGCGTCACGGCCAACTACGAACTCAAAGAAAACGGCGACATCAAAGTGACGAACGCCGGATACAAAGTTGACGAACCGAACGTCCGAAAAAGTGCGACCGGCACAGCCTGGGTTGTCGATCCTGCCGAGCCGGCAAAATTGAAGGTGCGTTTCTTCTGGCCGTTCGCGGGGGCATATTGGGTGATAGCCTTGGACCCCGACTACAAGTACGCCATGGTTGGTGAACCGGCCCGCGATTACCTTTGGATCCTCGCCCGCGAGAAGACGCTTCCGAAAGAGACGATCTCCACGCTGCTCTCAAAGGCCCAGTCACTCGGCTTCGATTCGTCGAAGGTGGAGATGATGCCGCAGGACTGCAAGTAG
- a CDS encoding BamA/TamA family outer membrane protein produces MIGRSRAAKRSVVTAFCGIASAKYSLLVRMRLAREAIVLVLIFSACCTATFAQSPVSVSSFDIVGAEHLSSEELTSLVRTRTDSVYDEQVLEDDIERLLTHYSDKGYAFAEIRPSGLRRTDSSHIAVTLRVREGRIAHLVCVVATGILETDSDVVAREFLIRSLPPLSRELLDAGVLRLRQSGLFTSVSEPQLFRVNDSSVGITLSVQEARTTNIDGVLGYVPNPASGTSAYINGFLDLAFRNIGGTARSARLRYERLTPNTSDLAAAYTEPWLAAWPVDAQLTLGRHDEDSLFVATHAELSATLHSIASVSIAGTASYDGITPGRSEIVRESHTLSGGITFSIDNRDDRYAPHSGYAISLGATFGSKSATDTLGYTTIAAIRSLAGSAEAVVPIGGARVVSVMRVTAREVTSDALDLSDLYRLGGINSLRGYREASFVASRYLIATIEPRFMMSSRSYFGAFVDIGGLEQVAYAGIVGRKWSAVGYGISMLFDTQIGYVQGAIALARGVPLDAAVLHLGLRTAF; encoded by the coding sequence TTGATCGGCCGAAGTCGCGCCGCTAAGCGCAGCGTGGTCACGGCGTTCTGCGGAATCGCATCCGCGAAGTACTCGTTGCTCGTTCGCATGCGCCTTGCGCGAGAAGCCATCGTGTTGGTCCTGATCTTCAGTGCCTGTTGCACCGCGACATTCGCACAGTCTCCCGTTTCGGTGTCATCATTCGATATCGTTGGAGCCGAACATCTCAGTAGCGAGGAACTCACGTCGCTCGTGCGCACTCGCACGGACAGCGTGTATGACGAGCAAGTCCTCGAAGACGATATCGAACGTCTGCTCACCCATTACAGCGATAAAGGGTATGCGTTTGCCGAGATCAGACCGAGCGGTCTGCGCCGAACCGATTCGTCGCACATTGCAGTAACCTTGCGCGTGAGGGAAGGACGGATTGCTCATCTCGTTTGTGTGGTTGCAACAGGTATTCTCGAAACCGATTCGGATGTGGTTGCACGCGAGTTTTTGATTCGTTCTTTGCCGCCATTGAGTCGTGAGTTGCTCGATGCCGGCGTGTTACGTCTGCGACAGAGCGGATTATTCACGAGTGTCAGCGAACCGCAGCTCTTCCGAGTGAATGATTCGAGCGTCGGGATCACGCTCTCGGTGCAGGAAGCGCGGACGACGAATATCGATGGGGTATTGGGTTATGTTCCGAACCCGGCATCAGGCACGAGTGCATACATCAACGGATTTCTCGATCTTGCATTCAGAAATATCGGCGGTACGGCGCGCAGCGCACGATTGCGCTACGAACGGCTAACGCCAAACACCTCCGATCTTGCTGCAGCATACACCGAACCGTGGCTTGCCGCATGGCCCGTCGATGCACAACTAACGCTCGGACGGCATGACGAGGACAGTCTGTTTGTTGCAACGCATGCAGAGCTCTCCGCGACGCTTCATTCGATCGCATCGGTCAGCATTGCAGGTACGGCTTCGTATGACGGGATCACGCCGGGACGGAGCGAAATCGTGCGCGAGTCGCATACCCTGAGCGGAGGAATCACTTTTAGTATCGACAACCGAGACGACCGCTATGCGCCGCATTCGGGGTACGCTATCTCGCTTGGCGCGACATTCGGGTCGAAGAGTGCGACGGATACACTCGGGTACACGACCATCGCCGCCATTCGCTCGCTTGCTGGCAGCGCCGAGGCAGTTGTGCCGATTGGCGGAGCACGGGTGGTCAGTGTTATGCGGGTCACTGCCCGTGAGGTGACGTCCGATGCGCTCGATCTCTCAGATCTGTATCGGTTGGGTGGTATCAACTCGCTGCGCGGGTATCGCGAAGCAAGCTTCGTTGCGTCGAGGTATTTGATCGCAACCATCGAACCCAGATTCATGATGTCGTCGAGGTCGTACTTCGGAGCATTTGTCGATATCGGAGGGCTTGAGCAAGTTGCTTACGCGGGCATTGTGGGGCGCAAGTGGTCGGCAGTAGGATACGGGATCAGTATGTTGTTCGACACACAGATCGGTTACGTGCAAGGTGCGATCGCGCTTGCCCGAGGGGTCCCGCTCGATGCAGCCGTATTACATCTCGGACTTCGCACCGCATTCTGA
- a CDS encoding ribonuclease HII produces MKERTITWRHERALRTEGKRVIVGIDEAGRGPLAGPVVAAAVALRLDGPLPRSAFGLDDSKQLSEDAREALFDVLPSICLGIGVGIRSPQEIDHHNILRGTMLAMTDAVQELRRTVEPDILLVDGNYFRTSLDLPFRTIVGGDAESPSIAAASIVAKVTRDRIMRELHLRYPAYRFDKNKGYGTHEHRLAIAEHGYCDVHRRSFVLKSSVPTLFVE; encoded by the coding sequence ATGAAAGAGCGAACGATCACCTGGCGACACGAGCGAGCACTCCGCACAGAAGGCAAGCGCGTGATCGTTGGGATCGACGAAGCGGGGCGCGGCCCGCTCGCCGGACCGGTCGTCGCGGCAGCCGTCGCGCTCAGACTCGATGGTCCTCTCCCGCGCTCTGCGTTTGGGCTGGACGATTCCAAGCAACTGAGTGAAGATGCACGCGAGGCGCTGTTCGACGTATTGCCGTCAATCTGTCTCGGCATCGGGGTCGGGATCCGTTCTCCCCAAGAGATCGACCACCACAATATTCTCCGTGGAACGATGCTTGCAATGACCGATGCGGTGCAGGAGTTACGACGAACGGTCGAACCGGACATACTGCTCGTCGATGGCAATTATTTTCGAACGTCGCTCGATCTCCCGTTCCGCACGATCGTAGGCGGAGATGCCGAGAGTCCGAGCATTGCTGCAGCATCGATCGTTGCAAAAGTGACCAGAGACCGGATCATGCGAGAGCTCCACTTGCGTTACCCGGCTTATCGGTTCGACAAAAACAAAGGCTACGGTACGCACGAGCATCGTCTGGCGATCGCGGAGCATGGTTATTGTGATGTACATCGTCGCAGTTTTGTCCTCAAGTCATCGGTGCCGACGCTCTTCGTGGAATGA
- a CDS encoding imidazolonepropionase, whose product MKCYHNIRLLVTPTGRTALRGAAMNDVRTIEQAAVLVDDAGRVVAVDTETAVRSETPGGTDMLDCRGLLALPGFVDSHTHAVFMGERSNEFCMRASGRSYQEIAAMGGGIRSSVEKVRAATAEEITEHSIRFVRSAFTLGTTTMEVKSGYGLSTESELALLNAAKYVGERCGMEIVRTWLGAHAVPKEKSQSVYVRELIEEQLPAVIGNRAAEFADVFCDEGYFTNDETREICAAASAAGLKIKLHADELADTSGAALAAELGSFSADHLLKINDEGIAALAASDRTVATLLPVTAMCIRSPYAPARRMIGAGCAVAIATDCNPGSSMSESMQLAVSLAVIGMGMTPEEALTAATLNGAAAIDRAATHGSIEIGKSADLVLYDIPSLAYLPYHIGVSDVVAVIKRGSILAGGL is encoded by the coding sequence GTGAAGTGCTATCACAATATCCGACTCCTTGTCACCCCGACCGGGCGAACAGCTCTTCGTGGTGCGGCAATGAATGACGTTCGTACGATCGAGCAGGCCGCCGTTCTCGTGGACGATGCGGGCAGGGTCGTTGCCGTCGATACCGAAACGGCGGTACGAAGTGAGACCCCTGGGGGTACCGATATGCTCGATTGCCGGGGGCTGCTTGCACTGCCCGGATTTGTTGATTCGCATACACATGCCGTATTCATGGGCGAGCGGAGCAACGAGTTTTGCATGCGGGCCTCGGGTAGGTCGTACCAGGAAATTGCGGCAATGGGCGGAGGCATCCGTTCGAGTGTCGAGAAGGTTCGGGCGGCCACGGCTGAGGAGATCACCGAACATTCGATTCGGTTCGTTCGCTCGGCCTTTACGCTCGGCACGACGACCATGGAGGTCAAGTCGGGCTACGGACTCTCGACCGAGTCGGAGCTTGCGTTGCTCAACGCGGCAAAGTATGTCGGTGAGCGCTGCGGCATGGAGATCGTTCGCACCTGGCTCGGAGCCCATGCGGTGCCGAAGGAGAAATCGCAGTCGGTATATGTGCGCGAATTGATCGAAGAACAACTCCCTGCCGTTATCGGCAATCGGGCTGCCGAGTTTGCGGATGTGTTCTGTGACGAAGGGTACTTTACAAACGATGAAACGCGCGAGATCTGTGCTGCCGCAAGCGCTGCGGGTCTGAAGATCAAACTGCACGCCGACGAACTTGCAGACACGTCGGGAGCCGCACTTGCCGCCGAACTCGGCAGTTTCAGTGCCGATCATCTTCTGAAGATCAACGACGAGGGAATTGCAGCGCTGGCGGCTTCGGATCGTACCGTTGCGACGCTGCTTCCGGTCACGGCCATGTGTATTCGTTCGCCCTACGCCCCGGCCCGCAGGATGATCGGTGCAGGTTGCGCCGTTGCGATCGCCACCGATTGTAATCCCGGATCTTCGATGAGTGAGAGCATGCAGCTTGCTGTCTCGCTCGCAGTCATTGGGATGGGGATGACACCCGAAGAAGCACTGACGGCTGCGACACTCAACGGTGCAGCAGCGATCGATCGTGCAGCGACGCATGGCTCGATCGAGATCGGGAAGTCCGCCGACCTGGTGCTCTATGACATCCCCTCGCTCGCATATTTGCCGTACCATATTGGCGTCAGCGATGTTGTGGCCGTGATCAAACGCGGGAGCATTCTCGCCGGAGGCTTATGA
- a CDS encoding UDP-2,3-diacylglucosamine diphosphatase yields the protein MSQHVIDESSYNEPTTADFLPDRIVHDELELDDERTVELLASVRFVDTLVISDIHLGSDVSRSRDALRLLRSYSFRRLILNGDVFEDLNFKRLRKDDWKFLSYIRKCSNPKRGVEVVWVAGNHDGIAEILTHLLGIKVYDEYQWESDGERYLAIHGHQFDRFLSNNVVVSELATIFYKFFQKIDTDNQRVSRWLKRRSKTWLRVSDAVASAAIEYARERKATYVFCGHTHQAMERQTEGIRYFNSGCWTDRPAHFITIDRTTGTRIGEYM from the coding sequence ATGAGCCAACATGTAATAGATGAATCCTCGTACAACGAACCGACGACGGCGGATTTCCTGCCGGACCGTATTGTACATGACGAACTCGAACTCGATGACGAACGTACCGTCGAGCTGCTCGCCTCGGTCCGGTTTGTCGATACGCTTGTCATCAGCGATATCCACCTTGGCTCCGACGTCTCTCGTTCGCGCGATGCACTGCGGCTGCTTCGGAGCTACTCGTTCCGTCGGTTAATCCTTAATGGCGATGTATTCGAGGACCTAAACTTCAAGCGGCTTCGCAAAGACGACTGGAAATTTCTGTCATACATCCGGAAGTGTTCAAACCCGAAGCGAGGGGTAGAGGTCGTATGGGTAGCGGGTAACCATGACGGCATCGCCGAGATACTGACGCATCTGCTTGGCATCAAGGTGTACGACGAGTACCAATGGGAAAGCGATGGCGAGCGCTACCTTGCGATTCACGGGCATCAGTTCGATCGGTTTCTCTCGAACAATGTCGTTGTCAGCGAGCTTGCGACGATCTTCTATAAGTTCTTCCAAAAGATCGATACCGATAATCAGCGGGTCAGCCGGTGGCTCAAACGTCGAAGCAAAACATGGCTCAGGGTTTCGGATGCGGTTGCATCCGCTGCCATTGAGTATGCTCGTGAGCGCAAGGCGACATACGTGTTCTGCGGCCACACCCACCAAGCGATGGAACGACAAACAGAAGGAATTCGCTACTTCAATTCAGGTTGCTGGACCGACCGTCCGGCGCATTTTATCACCATCGACAGAACAACCGGTACTCGGATAGGAGAATACATGTAA
- the dusB gene encoding tRNA dihydrouridine synthase DusB has translation MARIGTIDLGERPLLLAPMEDVTDVSFRIIARRMGADAVYTEFISSEAIIRAIAKQMKKMTMLEEERPLAIQIYGGDPDVMGDAAQVSEAAGPDFLDINCGCWVKNVAGKGAGAGLLKDPPRMIKMVKSVVDAVKLPVTVKTRLGWDQETINILDLAPMLEQAGAAALTIHCRTRSQGHSGAADWSWIPRIKERVKIPVFLNGDVNSPEAADRAFRETGCDAVMIARAAISNPFIFRETKEFFKTGSYSPASLEERIELCLSHLRHSIDLRTEKGGIPNFRKYYLGYFKGVYGASKLRADLMQIWSYTEVEERLWKFAAEAKERSTMLVEVASS, from the coding sequence ATGGCAAGGATCGGAACCATAGACCTGGGCGAACGGCCGCTGCTACTCGCGCCGATGGAGGACGTGACGGATGTCTCGTTCCGCATCATCGCGCGCCGCATGGGCGCCGATGCGGTCTATACCGAATTCATCTCGAGCGAAGCGATCATCCGCGCGATCGCCAAGCAGATGAAGAAGATGACGATGCTCGAAGAAGAGCGGCCACTTGCAATACAGATCTATGGCGGCGACCCCGATGTGATGGGCGACGCTGCGCAAGTCTCCGAAGCCGCTGGCCCCGACTTCCTCGACATCAATTGCGGTTGTTGGGTGAAGAATGTTGCCGGCAAAGGCGCAGGTGCCGGACTCTTGAAAGATCCGCCGCGCATGATCAAGATGGTCAAGTCGGTCGTCGATGCCGTGAAGCTTCCGGTGACGGTCAAGACGCGACTCGGTTGGGATCAGGAGACGATCAATATCCTCGACCTCGCACCGATGCTCGAACAGGCAGGCGCGGCGGCGCTTACGATCCATTGCCGAACCCGTTCGCAAGGACATAGTGGGGCGGCCGATTGGAGTTGGATCCCCCGCATAAAAGAGCGTGTGAAGATCCCGGTGTTTCTCAACGGCGACGTCAACTCACCCGAAGCTGCCGACCGCGCATTCCGCGAGACGGGCTGCGACGCCGTCATGATCGCCCGCGCCGCGATCAGCAACCCGTTCATCTTCCGCGAGACGAAGGAATTCTTCAAGACGGGTTCGTACTCGCCTGCGTCGCTCGAAGAACGCATCGAGCTGTGCTTGAGTCACTTGCGCCACTCGATCGACCTTCGCACTGAGAAGGGCGGCATCCCGAACTTCCGCAAATATTATCTCGGCTACTTCAAAGGCGTCTATGGCGCATCGAAGCTCCGCGCCGATCTGATGCAGATCTGGAGCTACACCGAAGTAGAAGAGCGCCTCTGGAAATTCGCGGCGGAAGCGAAGGAGCGATCAACCATGCTTGTTGAAGTAGCCAGTAGTTAG
- the holA gene encoding DNA polymerase III subunit delta gives MTPEQIEKAWKSGRADAVYFFYGEEEFLRDELLRKAIELLQPDAALRSFNFDQFDGAEAKLRDILAAARAYPVMADIRLVICRNCEKLFTARSEQRKQEENEMIAGYLEDPNRSCVLILDTSKPGAKNTHPWKGLLANSTAAEFAPMRESGATQWIAERAERYAKRLDTRAAQMLVSLIGTDLRALANELEKLVTYVGDNDAITQTDVEACISISPTYNVFNLSKAVGVRNKALATEIVLGIMQADKRGMYGILSTLARYFEQLTVAREMAGKSGDQEIAKALDLYGGAAYYVKDYINAARAFSGKQLDDAMKAIVRAELQTRRARVDETLLVERLVSEIIPTH, from the coding sequence ATGACACCTGAACAGATCGAGAAAGCCTGGAAGTCGGGCCGCGCAGACGCGGTGTACTTCTTCTATGGTGAGGAAGAATTCTTGCGCGACGAACTCCTGCGTAAGGCCATCGAACTGCTGCAGCCCGATGCGGCGCTTCGCTCGTTCAATTTCGATCAGTTCGATGGCGCAGAAGCGAAGCTCAGGGATATCCTCGCCGCAGCTCGTGCATATCCGGTGATGGCGGATATCCGGCTCGTCATCTGCCGAAATTGCGAGAAGCTTTTCACCGCCCGTAGCGAACAACGCAAGCAGGAAGAGAATGAGATGATCGCAGGATATCTCGAAGATCCCAATCGATCATGCGTACTGATCCTCGACACATCAAAGCCCGGAGCCAAGAACACACATCCGTGGAAAGGACTGCTTGCCAATTCGACGGCCGCCGAGTTCGCACCGATGCGCGAAAGCGGAGCGACGCAGTGGATCGCCGAACGAGCCGAGCGCTACGCGAAGCGACTCGACACACGAGCGGCGCAGATGCTGGTGAGCCTCATCGGCACCGATCTGCGTGCACTTGCCAATGAGCTGGAAAAGCTGGTGACGTATGTCGGCGACAACGATGCCATCACGCAGACTGACGTTGAGGCATGCATCAGTATTTCGCCAACGTACAACGTCTTTAATCTCTCCAAAGCCGTCGGTGTGCGCAATAAGGCACTTGCGACCGAGATCGTCCTTGGCATCATGCAGGCCGACAAGCGCGGGATGTACGGCATCCTCTCGACGCTCGCCCGCTACTTCGAACAGCTAACGGTTGCGAGAGAAATGGCAGGGAAGTCGGGCGATCAGGAGATCGCCAAAGCACTCGACCTCTATGGCGGCGCGGCGTACTACGTGAAAGATTACATCAACGCTGCTCGTGCATTCTCCGGCAAGCAGCTTGACGATGCGATGAAGGCGATCGTTCGAGCCGAGCTTCAGACCCGTCGCGCGCGGGTGGACGAGACGTTGTTGGTCGAGCGTTTAGTGTCGGAGATCATCCCCACCCATTGA
- the mtgA gene encoding monofunctional biosynthetic peptidoglycan transglycosylase: MSIDSLDAAQPRSSAVRSTGARVWGWIWKLALIALLLPVLQVIILKWVNPPFSTMMIYQSIEHLFSGEAVTFSHSNLSWDEIPDAFVQASIAGEDQRFFSHNGFDWTEIENAQLEHQRHPNRPMRGASTLSQQTAKNLFLPPWHSFIRKGVEAYYTVLIEFFWSKQRILQMYSNIAQLGPNQFGLEAAAEYHFHKHAWELSAVECARLAATLPNPERWSASHPSPYILRRSGRILNQMRGLPASDEDDGDPD; encoded by the coding sequence ATGAGTATCGATTCGTTAGACGCAGCACAACCACGATCTTCGGCAGTTCGCTCCACCGGCGCTCGCGTCTGGGGATGGATCTGGAAACTCGCGCTTATCGCGCTGTTGCTGCCCGTTCTTCAGGTCATCATCTTAAAGTGGGTGAACCCTCCATTCTCGACCATGATGATCTATCAAAGTATAGAGCATCTCTTCAGCGGCGAAGCGGTCACATTCTCGCATAGCAATCTTTCGTGGGACGAAATCCCGGATGCATTCGTCCAAGCATCGATCGCCGGAGAAGATCAGCGGTTTTTCTCGCATAATGGGTTCGACTGGACGGAGATCGAGAACGCGCAGCTCGAACACCAACGACATCCGAACCGCCCCATGCGAGGAGCAAGCACACTCTCGCAGCAAACCGCAAAGAACCTCTTCCTGCCCCCGTGGCATTCGTTCATCCGCAAAGGCGTCGAGGCATACTACACCGTTCTCATCGAATTCTTCTGGAGCAAGCAGCGAATCCTGCAAATGTACTCGAATATCGCGCAGCTCGGACCCAATCAGTTCGGTCTCGAAGCAGCAGCTGAGTACCACTTCCATAAACATGCCTGGGAGCTTTCGGCTGTCGAGTGCGCAAGGCTTGCCGCCACGCTGCCAAACCCGGAACGCTGGAGCGCTTCGCACCCTTCCCCCTATATTCTACGTAGGTCTGGGCGTATCCTTAATCAAATGAGAGGGTTACCGGCAAGCGACGAGGACGACGGCGATCCGGACTAA
- the queA gene encoding tRNA preQ1(34) S-adenosylmethionine ribosyltransferase-isomerase QueA yields the protein MLHLSDYDYVLPEDLIAKYPLPNRSDSRMLVLDRESGSLIDTSFKSIVDYINAGDCLVVNETKVIPARLHAVREATGARVEIFLEHRQADTTDTWRVLAAPAKKLKTGERFVITGDLSCTVLEELPEGERIVRFESASGNVEDALDAAGQMPIPPYLHREADASDRERYQTVYANTIGAVAAPTAGLHFTPEILSALEAKGVKIAKVTLHVGLGTFRPVETEDITAHRMHSERYVVTKEAATIINEPRKNGGRIVAVGTTAARTLETVASVERTLSPFSSAERPRHFIEAGEGDTAIFIYPPYKFKVVDVLLTNFHQPKSTLLMMISALAGYDNIRNAYAHAVEQRYRFLSYGDAMLIR from the coding sequence ATGCTCCATCTGTCAGACTACGACTACGTTCTTCCCGAAGATCTGATCGCAAAATATCCGCTGCCGAATCGGAGCGATTCGCGGATGCTGGTTCTCGATCGCGAGAGTGGTTCGCTCATTGATACAAGTTTCAAGTCGATCGTTGACTACATCAATGCAGGCGATTGTCTGGTCGTCAACGAGACGAAGGTGATCCCGGCACGCCTGCATGCGGTTCGTGAGGCGACGGGCGCACGGGTTGAGATATTCCTTGAGCATCGTCAGGCCGATACGACCGACACATGGCGGGTACTCGCAGCGCCGGCGAAGAAATTGAAAACCGGCGAGCGATTCGTCATCACGGGTGACCTATCATGCACAGTCCTTGAGGAATTGCCCGAGGGTGAGCGCATCGTACGATTCGAATCGGCAAGCGGGAATGTCGAAGATGCACTCGATGCGGCAGGGCAAATGCCGATCCCACCCTACTTGCATCGCGAGGCAGATGCGTCAGACCGCGAACGCTACCAGACTGTCTATGCGAACACGATAGGCGCCGTCGCTGCACCGACAGCGGGGTTGCATTTCACCCCGGAGATATTATCCGCTCTCGAGGCGAAGGGCGTGAAGATAGCCAAAGTGACGCTGCACGTCGGACTCGGGACGTTCCGTCCCGTCGAGACCGAAGACATCACGGCCCACCGCATGCATAGCGAGCGATACGTCGTGACGAAGGAAGCCGCGACGATCATCAACGAGCCCCGCAAGAACGGAGGCCGCATCGTAGCCGTCGGGACGACGGCAGCGAGAACACTGGAGACCGTTGCATCAGTGGAACGGACTCTTAGTCCGTTCTCGTCGGCTGAACGCCCGCGTCACTTCATCGAGGCAGGCGAAGGCGACACGGCCATCTTCATTTACCCGCCCTACAAATTCAAAGTGGTTGACGTTCTACTGACCAACTTCCACCAGCCGAAGTCAACGCTTCTGATGATGATCAGCGCGCTGGCAGGCTACGACAATATCCGCAACGCATACGCACATGCGGTCGAACAGAGGTATCGGTTCCTCAGCTACGGCGATGCGATGCTGATCCGCTGA
- a CDS encoding RNA polymerase sigma factor, which translates to MNSQIEHRDLTDLAVAALGGNSTAMNTLLACVRPRLYAYALRICKHRTQADDAIQDAFLHAYTHIRQLRQPSAFYPWIRSIVRRSAWRELRITQGPIRSADNLQLITHPTEESLESAIEQQLAHNTIYESIGKLTDTLKLPVLLRYFSGHQEYEQIAEILSIPVGTVRSRLNEAKKQLRLAWTGGVDLPAALQQEAERWNEFYREVWSKVYDAPDARKRLTSHLANDLHIHFTSGARTRGRSVIEREIEDDMRYGSRSTPASVFNVGNIGIVECTNENSAEYPDRCPAATTFIFHRDREQTVLLQLHHASRSLEMACS; encoded by the coding sequence ATGAATTCGCAAATCGAGCACCGTGATCTGACCGATCTGGCTGTTGCTGCCCTCGGCGGCAACAGCACGGCTATGAACACCTTGCTCGCATGCGTGCGTCCGCGACTCTATGCCTATGCGTTGCGGATCTGCAAGCATCGCACACAAGCGGACGATGCTATTCAGGATGCCTTTCTCCATGCCTATACTCACATCCGCCAACTTCGGCAACCGTCCGCCTTCTACCCGTGGATCCGATCAATTGTCCGCCGTTCGGCCTGGCGCGAACTTCGTATAACCCAAGGGCCGATCCGATCCGCCGACAACCTGCAGTTGATCACCCATCCAACCGAGGAGTCGCTCGAATCGGCGATCGAACAACAACTGGCGCACAACACCATCTACGAATCCATCGGCAAACTTACCGACACGCTGAAACTGCCGGTGTTGCTCCGCTACTTCTCGGGGCATCAGGAATACGAGCAGATCGCGGAAATCCTGTCCATCCCGGTCGGCACGGTACGAAGCCGGCTCAATGAAGCGAAGAAGCAGTTACGGCTGGCCTGGACAGGCGGAGTGGACCTTCCCGCCGCATTGCAACAGGAAGCCGAGCGATGGAATGAATTCTACCGTGAGGTCTGGAGCAAGGTGTACGACGCTCCCGATGCGCGCAAGCGGTTAACGTCTCATCTGGCAAACGATCTGCACATCCATTTCACGAGCGGAGCACGCACGCGCGGGCGTTCGGTCATCGAACGTGAGATCGAGGACGATATGCGCTATGGCAGCCGCTCGACACCAGCGAGCGTGTTCAACGTCGGGAATATCGGGATCGTCGAATGTACGAATGAGAATTCAGCGGAGTACCCTGACCGCTGCCCTGCCGCCACGACATTCATCTTTCACCGCGACCGTGAGCAGACCGTCCTGCTACAGCTCCACCACGCGTCGCGTTCTCTCGAAATGGCCTGCAGTTAG